The Parvibaculaceae bacterium PLY_AMNH_Bact1 genome window below encodes:
- a CDS encoding ABC-type transport auxiliary lipoprotein family protein (Derived by automated computational analysis using gene prediction method: Protein Homology.), translating to MKKSQVRFTRFGGIGIVAIALQACALAAVGTSEAPDIYVLTSPMIEFGQNRPQISTQIVVDAPEAPAALNSNRIVFQPSPNEIRYFSGARWADRVPDMVQVLLVDAMDQGGRFQAVGPRSAGIRSDYLLQVSISRFGVESEGSEMDDVHVRINSKLVRRFSDTVISSRRFESVKESESTRTIDVVSAFDEASSEVLSAIALWAYDEIIAAERTEPAS from the coding sequence ATGAAGAAGTCTCAAGTCAGATTTACGCGGTTTGGTGGGATCGGAATTGTTGCCATTGCGCTTCAGGCGTGCGCGCTTGCTGCGGTGGGGACGAGTGAGGCCCCTGACATTTATGTTCTCACGTCTCCTATGATTGAATTTGGGCAGAACCGGCCGCAGATATCGACCCAGATTGTTGTTGATGCGCCGGAAGCGCCTGCTGCCCTTAATTCGAACCGTATTGTTTTTCAGCCATCACCCAATGAGATCAGATATTTCTCAGGCGCGCGATGGGCAGACCGCGTACCTGATATGGTCCAGGTTCTTTTAGTTGACGCTATGGACCAAGGGGGACGCTTTCAAGCGGTGGGGCCTCGCTCGGCAGGGATCCGGTCTGACTATCTGCTGCAGGTCTCCATTTCGCGGTTCGGCGTGGAGAGCGAAGGATCAGAAATGGACGATGTCCATGTTCGGATCAACTCGAAGCTTGTTCGTCGGTTTAGTGACACCGTGATTTCAAGCAGGCGCTTTGAAAGCGTGAAAGAATCAGAGAGCACGCGCACCATTGATGTTGTGAGTGCATTTGATGAAGCGAGTTCTGAGGTTTTGTCTGCCATTGCGCTGTGGGCATATGACGAAATCATTGCGGCAGAGCGCACTGAACCAGCTAGCTAA
- a CDS encoding MlaD family protein (Derived by automated computational analysis using gene prediction method: Protein Homology.) — protein MEIKSNNIMIGAFALATIAALFLFALWVGRVQLDRTYAYYEIVFSGSVSGLTESGVVQYNGIPVGRVVDLHLAEDDPSKVVALVELDARTPVKEDTDAKLELFGLTGVAQIELTGGTSSSPPLMPQAGESYPTIIAAPSAFQELFMSAPDAIENANALLRDVRLLVRENRSSIKTIVSNLETLSTELADSSGDISGTLENINTITSDVAAATGKLESLAGTADQLMENDVTELVREAKGAAASYGRVAEELELVLSNNRGSINSFTRDGLGQLPLLIEEAREMVAALERFVSRAEGDPAGFLLGSDTPEYEPESGR, from the coding sequence TTGCGTTGGCGACGATTGCAGCCCTCTTCCTGTTTGCACTGTGGGTTGGGCGGGTTCAGCTTGATCGGACTTACGCCTATTACGAGATTGTTTTCTCTGGTTCGGTGTCCGGCCTGACTGAGTCCGGGGTTGTCCAGTATAACGGGATCCCTGTTGGCCGGGTTGTCGACCTGCACCTGGCTGAAGATGATCCCAGCAAAGTGGTTGCGCTCGTTGAGTTGGATGCCCGCACGCCTGTGAAAGAAGATACCGATGCCAAACTGGAACTGTTTGGTTTGACCGGCGTGGCGCAGATCGAGTTGACAGGGGGGACGTCCTCATCACCCCCTTTGATGCCGCAGGCCGGGGAATCTTATCCCACAATTATCGCCGCACCGTCTGCCTTTCAGGAGCTCTTTATGAGCGCGCCAGACGCCATTGAGAATGCCAACGCGCTTTTGAGGGATGTCCGACTTTTGGTTCGAGAAAACCGGAGCTCAATCAAAACCATTGTGTCTAATTTGGAAACACTCTCGACAGAATTGGCGGATAGCTCTGGTGATATTTCTGGAACACTGGAGAACATCAATACAATCACCTCAGACGTTGCTGCGGCGACCGGCAAGCTTGAAAGTCTTGCGGGTACTGCTGACCAGTTGATGGAAAATGATGTGACCGAATTGGTTCGAGAAGCAAAAGGCGCAGCGGCTTCCTATGGTCGTGTCGCAGAAGAGCTTGAGCTTGTATTGTCGAACAATCGAGGTTCCATCAATAGTTTCACTCGCGATGGCTTGGGGCAATTGCCCCTGTTGATTGAGGAAGCTAGGGAAATGGTCGCGGCTTTGGAACGGTTTGTTTCCCGTGCGGAGGGAGACCCTGCCGGGTTCTTGCTTGGAAGCGATACGCCAGAATATGAACCGGAATCAGGACGATAA